Within Helicobacter pylori NQ4053, the genomic segment CAATATGCGCTTGGGTGTGCTTTTGGAAAAAAGCGTAAGGGTTTTTAATATAGCTCACTTTAAAATCCCCTAAATGCTCTTTTAAAATGCTAACTATTTCATTATAACTTCTGGCTTGGGAATAACCCACATTATAAACCCCGCTTTTTTGAGCCTTCATCGCTTTCACATTCGCTTGGATCACGTCTTCAATATAGACAAAATCCCTTAATTGCTCGCCAAATTCAAAAAGCTTGACTTCCTTAAACGCCATCGCGCCTAAGGCGAGCTGTAAGATCATAGAGGCGGTTTTTTCTTTATAAAATTCCCTAGGCCCATAGACATTAAAATACCTTAAGCCCACTTGAATGTTATCGCTTGAATGCGAAAGAATAAATTCGTCCATGCAAAGCTTGGAAAAGCCATAAACGTTTTCAGGGCTTTCGTTTTTGCCCACCACATTGGGGGCTTTGGTGTTGCCATAAACGCCCGCTGAAGAAGCGTAAATCACCTTAGCCTTTTTTGATTGAGCGATTTCTAAAAGGTTTAAAAAAGCCTGATAATTGGTTTTCATCACTAATTCTTGATTGAGCATGGTCGTATCAGAAACAGCCGCTTGGTGGAACAAATAATCAAAATGCAACTTTTCTAAACGCCTTAAATCTAAGGGGTTATTAATATCAGCCGTGATCACTTCACCCTTAAAACCGATTAAATTCTTAAAATGCCCTAAAGAACTGGGGCGGTTATTACTGAAAAGCGTGTTACTGCGGAATTTATCCAAAATGATTACTTTAGCTTTAGGGTGGTTCTCTTGAAAATAAAAGGCCAAACTACTGCCTACAAAGCCAGCCCCACCGGTGATTAAAATCGTTTGATTTTCTAATCCATCATCAATATAACGCATTATTATCCTTATTTAATCCAATCAATCATCTCTTTAAGATCTTTACATTGTATCCAAGAATGAGGAGTTTTTAAAAAATTTGTGCTCAATAAAAGGTTATTTTTAACTTTAGCGTTCAAGCCGGCTAACATGTCGCTCTCCTTATCGCCTATCATAAAAGATCGCTCCAAGCAAATTTGATGCTCTTTAGCGGCTTGTAAAATCAAAAAGGGTTTTGGCTTCCTGCAAGCGCAATTTTCTTCTGGGGCGTGCCTGCAAAAATAGACGCCATCCAAATTAAAACCTAATTCTTTAAGCAAGCTTTCTTGGAGGTATTCAGTGAGGTTTTCAAAAACTTTAAGGGTGTAATAGCCTCGGTTGATCCCGGATTGGTTAGTGATTAAAAGCAGTTTGTAGCCTAAAGATTTCGCATGCTTTAGCAATTCAAAAATCCCTTTTTGAAACTCAAAATCTTCTTTTTGACTCACATAGCCTTTATCAATATTGATAATGCCGTCTCTGTCCAAAAAAAGGGCTTTGTTAGTGTTCATGGTGGCTCTCTTGCTGTGGTGTGGCGTTGTTTTGATGGTGCATTATATCGCTTTTGTGGTGCATCGCATGAGACATTTTGTGGCTAATGAGCATGATCCCCATATAAAGGACATAAAGCCCAAAAACCCCCATTAAGCCTTTAGACAAAAGATTGAAAAATTTCCTGTAAGAAATGGAAATTTTGCTTAAAAAAATCCCCATTAAAAACAACGGCACGCTAGTGCCAAGCCCAAAAGAAAGGCCTAGCATCGCTCCCATAAACGCGCTATGACTGAGAATCACGCTCGCTAAAAACGAATACACCATCATGCAAGGTAAAAACCCGTTCAACACGCCTAAGAAATACAGCCCTAGAATGTTTTGAGATTGCAAGGTTTTTTTCATCAAAAAAGAAATAAAAGGGATTTGAAAGCTTAATTTTTCCGCTTTAGATCCCAAGAGCGCTAAAAGGATTAAAACAACTCCCATGCCAATCAATAAAATGCCCCTAAAACCCATGCTCACGCTAAGACTATGCCCTAAACCTGCCGTTATAGCCCCTAAGAGCATGTAGGTGCTGATCCTTCCTACATTATAAAGGGCATGGCAAGTGAGCTGGTAAGAAAAGCTTGTAACTTTAGAAAATCTTATTTGACTAAACGCGCTCACAATCCCCCCACACATGCCCACACAATGCCCTAAAGACATGCTCAAAGCGGCTAAAAACATGCCCAAAAAACTCAAATTCTGCATCATTTGCATTCTAGTATCCCTGCTTTTTTAAGAGCGATTTCCATCCCGTCAAAAACCAAACGCTCCTTGCAAACAGAATGGGGTAAAAACGCGCTCAAATACTTCGCATCGCCCCCACAAAGATAGATTTTTTGATCTTTGGCTAAATGCTGGATACAAGAGATGACGCTCAAAACCATGCCGTAATTCACAGCGTCTCTGGTGTTTTTAGGTAAAACTTCTAAAGAATCTAATGCTTTGAAAGGTTGCTCTAAAATTTTAGCGCTTTTTTTATACGCATGAATATATTGGGCTAAACCGGGCAAAATACACCCTCCTAAATGCTTGCCCTCTTTAATTAAATCAATCGTAATCGCACTCCCCGCATCCACCACCACGCCATTATTTAGCGCTAAACATGCCATTTGCCGGTCTATCCCAAGCCCTACATAGTCGGTTTCTAAATGAAAAAACCCTGCAATATTTTTAGCGTTAGGGTAACAATTTAAAAGGGCTTTTTCATTTTCTTCATTCACGCTAATGTAAAAAATTTCCTTTTGAATACCCAAACGCTTTAAATCTTCTTTAGCGCTTGAAAAGAGCTGGTAGTTTTGTGCGAAATGGATGCGCGTGTTGCCTATATCGCATAAAATTAGGTTTTTCAAATCTGTAAAAGATCGTCTAGCTGGCATAGGCCTACTTCTTATTCATTTCTAAAGCTCTTCTTCTTTCTTCAAGCTCTTTTTCATCTCTTTCTTGATGCTCTCTCGCTCTTTGTTCAAATTCTCTCGCTCTTTGTTCGGCTTTGGCTTTTTTCTTTTCTTCTTTCAAGCGGCGTTTTTCTTCTTTAGAATTTGGTTTTGGCGCTTCTTTTTTAGCGGCGTTTTCTTTTAAGACAGGAACGTTTTTACTTTCATTGTTTTTTGTTTCGCCTTGTTGGGTGGCGTTATTTTGATCCCTAATAGGCTCAGGCCTTCTGGTTTTAACTTCTTCTTCAAACCCACTATTTCTTGGCTTAACTTTGTTTTCTTCTAAAGTCTGTTTGTTTTCTTTGACTTTATGCCTTTCTTGCAAATAAATAGGAGCGTTCCCTTTTTCGCCTTTTTGAGATTTTTTAGATGCAGATTTTTCCACAACGGGATAAAGTTTTGGTTTAAAATCGTTATAATCTAAATAGTAGCGATCGTAATACACCCGATTTTTATCATAAAACACCCCTTTATCCAAACGATTGGATGAAAAAAACTTAAAACTGCCTATAGTTGGTGTTTTATAGACATTATACGAATCAAAATCATTCAAATCCACCTCTATCACATACCCACGCTTTTCTAAAGAATACAATTTATTATGGTTTAATACAATGGTATTGAGCGAAGCAAAGGGCAGTTTCACGCTGTTTAATTCCCTCAAACTCTTATCCATTTGCAAAATCTGCCCATCTAAAGTCAGCACATATAAAGTCCCCTTATCATAAAGCAAATCCACAATATCCCCATCATAGTTGAACTCTTGACCGCTCACGACTGAGAGTATTCTTTTCCCTGTAGAAGCGATCATGTTATTGCCATCTACGATAAGGTAAGTGATGTTGTTGAAAAACTTATCGCTGCTGATAACAATGTTTCTAATGGGCGTGGGATTTCCATGCACATAATCCACGACTAACAAGCGCCCATCTAACATAGGGAACACCACGACCGTATCCATAAAAATAGGCATCGCCATTAAAGAATTGATCGTGGTGCTTGGGGAACCTTTTTCGCTAAAAAGCAATTTTTGAGAAGTGATGTCGTATAAATTCGCTGAATTGTCCGCTAACACCACCGCTAAAAGATTCCCTTTAACGCTCGCGCTCAAGGCAAAAGTCTCCAAAGGAATAATGATGGATTGTTGGCTGGCGTTAGGATTATTGCTAATCAATTCCACTTGATGACAGACTTTATCTTGGACTTCCGCTTCAACGCCCTTTAATTTCAATTCCGTTTCTTCAGTCTTAGCCACCTTGCTTTTGCTTGTTTTTTTATCAATCTTGTTCAAACAATCTTGCGCAAGGATGAAAAACCCCTGACTCTCATTTAAAAAACTGCTTTCATAATTGAAATTCTTACCGATTCTTAGCTGCGTTAAACCTTTATCGCCTATAACCGCTCCATTTTTCAAAATGGCTCCATAACGATTAGACGAAACGATACTTTCTTGCAAATGGTTAGGGAAATACGCTTCGCCTTTAACCTGGTGTTTAGCGGGTTTGAAATATTTTTTCATGTTACAGCCGCTAAAGACAATTAGGGCTATGAGTGAGATTAAAAATGGTTTATTCATCAAATCAATGCGTTCCTTGAATAGTTTCTTTCTTTAGATTGGTTGGTTTGGAAGGGTTTTGCTGAATATCTTCTAACATTCCATAGTGTTTTAAAACAGAGATTATAGCATATAGTGAAGAACTTAGAGGGATAGCGGATAAACTTTGATGCGCTTTTTTGATCGCGTCTTTAGAATTTTCTTCATACAACAAGTTCACTTCTTGTAAAGCACTCATTTCTTTAAGAATGGGGCTTTTTTCAAGCAAGTTTTTATCTCTAGAGAGCGATGCGTAAGAATATTTGGCAAAAGTTTTAACGATTTCATTAGAAGATTGCGAAAGTTTTTTAAACTCGTTTGCATCGTTTCTTTCACTCGCTCTGGCGAATTGATACAAATCATACAACTCTGGGGCGACTTCTTTCAATCTTTTTTGCAAGGCTATATTATTAGGACTCTCTAGCACTTCATTATAAATTTGAGTGATCCGTTCTCTCGTTTGCTCGTGCTTATAATCTTGTAATTTTGTATCCCCTAAATAAGCGATAAAAGCCACCACGATAAACAACAACACCCACTTGTAGCGTTTGAAAAACTTTTCTAACCTAAACGCCCCCTCTAAAAGCTTTTCATCGCTTTTAAATTCGTTTCTAACTTGCTCTAAATTTTCCTTAATGCTCATGCCTTACTCACTCCTGTGCTGCCAAACCCCCCACTACCCCTTGAAGTTTCATCTAATCGTTCGCATTCTATAAATTCGGCTTTATAAGTTTTTTGAACCACCCCTTGAGCGATCCTATCCCCTACTTGAACTTTAAAATCTTTATCGCTTAAATTCGCTAAAATGACCTTAATTTCGCCCCTATAATCATTATCCACCGTGCCAGGAGAATTCAACACCACCACCTGATGATTCAAAGCCAAACCGCTACGGGTGCGCACTTGCAATTCATACCCCACTTCTAAAGACAAACAAATCCCTATTTTCACCAACCCCACGCTATGAGGTTTGATCGTTACTTCTTCTACAGCATGCAAATCAAAGCCTGAAGAACCTTCGGTTTGGTATTTAGGGATAAGGGCGTTCGGGTGGATTTTTTGGATTTTAATTTTCATCAAAACAAATCTCTTTATAATAAATGTCTAAAATTTCAAAATCGCTCTCCCCATTAGGCAATTGAATACTCACCGCATCGCCCTTGCTCTTACCGATCAAGCTCTTAGCGATCGGCGAACCAAAAGAGATTAACCCTTTAGCCGGATCGCTCTCCACGCTCCCTACTATCGTGTAAGAAAACTCTTTATCGTTGTCTAAATTAAGGATTTTAATCGTGCTCCCAAAACTCACTTTATTATGAGCCAAAACGCTCGGATCAATCACTTGAGCGTTAGCGACAATTTCGCTTAAATCCACGATTCTCGCTTCAATGAAGCGTTGTTTTTCTTTAGCGGCATGGTATTCAGCGTTTTCTTTCAAATCCCCATGCCCTCTAGCAATATCAATTTCTTTCACAATATTAGGCCGTTCCACCTCTTTTAATTGCTTTAATTCCGCGCAAATTTTATTGTATCCATGCATACTCATAGGTTCTTTGTTCATTTAATCTCCTAAGCTTATTCAGTAGAGATTATAGTAAAAATTAAGTTAAATTCAGCAAAAAAGCCATTCCATTAGCGATTTTTCTCGCGCTCCCACTGGCTAAATATTCCCTTAATCTCAAACTTTCTTTAAAATAGCGCTCTCTATCCATTTCTTCATACGCTTTTAACAAGCTCTCTACGCTCAAAAAATGCTGGATCAATTCCGGGTGTAATTGGCTCTCCCCAAGCCCTGGAGTCTCATCATTTAAGGCGTTATAAAAGATGTTCGCTAAACCTATATAATGCAAATTGACAAACATTCTAGCGATCAAAAAATCCATCGTTTTAGCCCTATACGCCAACACAAAAGGCGTGCCAATCAAAGCAGCCTCTAAAGTCGCTGTGCCGCTGCAAATGAACGCAAATTCCGCTTCAAACAAACTCTTATGCGCATCATAAGAAATTTCAAATAATTTAATGCCTTCTCCATAAAGGGCTTTCAAATCCAACCCCTTAAAGAAGCTCGGCACGACCAACACACGCCTTTTAAACCCTTCGTTTTGTTCTAAAATTTGAGCCGTTTTGACAAATAAAGGGAATATTTTAGCGATTTCGCTTTTTCGACTTCCTGGCATAAACACCAGAGTTTCGCCCTTAATATCTTTTTTATAATATTTAATTTCATCTAGTAAGGGGTGTCCCACATATTGGGCTTTTTTTTGGTAATAGCCCACTTCAAAAGGCAAAATCGCCCCCAAAAAGTCGCAGTATTTTTCAAGGCTTTTAGCGCGCCATTTTTTCCATGCCCAAACTTGAGGTAAAATATAATACATGATTTTTTTATACGGGTCTTGTTTTTTGATTTTTTTGGCTAGGGGGATATTGAAAGAAGAAGAATCCATTAAAAGCACCATGTCCGCTTGCTTAGCTAATTGGACCATTTCTTTATGGGCTTTGAGTAAAAACCCTAAACGGCCTATCACGTCTCTAAAACCCATGACAGAAAATTCTCTAGGGCTATAGAGCGCTTCTTCCCCTTCAAACACCCCAATGAAACGATAATCTTTAGGCAAATTGTGGCGTAATTCCTCTAAATGTGCATTAGAGCTCGCTTCTAAAGCGCTCACTAAAATCGTGGGCATTATTTGTCTTTCAAAAGGTTTTGGACTTGATAGAGCTTGATTTCTTTATGCAAATCTCTCAATTCAATTTTGAGCAACGAATTTTCAAAATCTTTTTTAGAAAGATGGTTTTTTAAAAGCCTGTTTTCGCGCAAAACGCTGCGGTATTGCAAATAAAGCCCTTCATTGAATAAACGCTTACATGGTTTAGCCATAATAACCTGATTGTCTTTAGCATAAACCTCCACTTCTTCAAGGGCTTTGGGGAAAATCACATCTTCTTCTGTATTTTGTGTTTCTTTGTTTAAGCGGGAGTTTTCTTTTTCTAATTTCTTTTGACAGATTTCTTGCTTCAAACCTTTTAAAACGCTCTTTTTCTTACGCAAGATTTCTTGGACTTGCTTCAATTCCAAACGGATTTTTTTTAAAATTCCTCTAGTGTCTTCAATTTCTTGCTGGTAAGCGTTCAATTCTTCTTGCATCAGTTATTCCGCTAACATTTCTAAAGACAACAAACGCATTTCATTGCCTTGAGTGATAATGACATTCTTGCTGTGGCATTTCTCACACACCCCATAATCTAATGCGTTAGGCTTAAAAACATGCGAACAATCCTTGCATTCCAATTCAACCTTTTCATCCACAATGTCTAAAACAGCGTCCTTACACACCAAAGATTCTTCTCTAAAAGTCTCAAACGCGCTCACGAACAAGCTCTTATCCATAGCGCTTCTTTCACCAATACCGACCACGACTCTTTCAATCTTATGGGCTTGATTCTTCTTCGCATGCTCTTCGCAAAGAGCGATTAAAGAAGAAACGACCGAGTATTCATGCATACTAAACCTTAATCTTTAAATTAGCCCCTATTATATTGTATTAGAGTAATCCTTTGGTTTATTGCTTGAGATTCAATAGGGTATTAAGGATTTGATCGGATGTGGTTACCGCTTTAGAGTTCGCTTGAAAGCCCCTTTGAACCACAATCAAATTCGTTAAGCTCCGGCTCAAATCCACATTACTAGACTCTAGTTTGGATCCTGAAATTGAACCCCTGCGCCCCGTATTAGCCGCACCGATTAAGGCTTGCCCTGAGTTTCCGGTTTGAGAAAAGACATTCCCGCCCAAAGCCTGTAAGCCCGCATCGTTAGCGAAATTCGCTAAAGCCACTTGAGCGAGCGCTAAAGTCCTGCCATTACTGAACGCTCCTAAAAGCACCCCGTCTGAATCAAAGCGGACATCCATCAAATCGCCCGCCTGATAGCCGTTTTGCTCAATCGCATAAGTTTCAGAAATCTTATCCACGCTCGTTAGCCCATCAAAACTCCCTGAGGAACCAAAAGCTAAATTGATGCGTTGGGGGGCATCAGCGCCATTTTTAGGGTCAAATTGCAAAAGAGGCGGGTTCATGCCTGCAAGCGATCCGTCGTTATTAAAATGCAAACGGCCTCCTTCAAACACATTAGGCCTAGCCGCTGACCCCCCTACTAATTCCCCAGGCTCAGGCACGATCACTCTAAAATTCCATTCCGCCCCCCCACTCCTATAAAACTCAATGCGCATGGCGTGTTTAGTGCCTAAGCTGTCTATCACATCAATGCTTGTCGCATGCGTAGCGTGGGTGAATTTAGAACTGCTCGCTGACGCTCCTCCTTCAATCAAAGAAGCGGTATTAAGCCCTTTCATCGCGTTTTTAAACAAAACATTGTTCGTTACGCTGTCTGAAGAATACCCGCTCACAAAGATATTAAGATTTTCTTTAATGACATTTTTATTGTCTTTATTGTTGATTTCAAACATGCCGTATTGGTTGATTGTAACCCCTATAGAAGCGGCTGAATCTTGATAATTGTCCGCTAAACTAGGATCTTTAACGATATTAGCATCATGCTGGATTAAGGCGCGCAAGTCTTCAGTGGTCCTAAACTGCCCAATATCCGCATTAGGGCTAATAGAATGCGTATAACTGTATTTGAAAGCCGTTACATCTTTATCGCCATCTAAAAAGTTAGCGAACGCCCCGGTCCCGGCTTGAGTGACCACAATGTTTTTAAGCTTTTCATCGCCGTCTAATTCGTTGGTGTTTTCCAAACGCAATTGCTTGCCGTCTAAATAAGCTTCAATGCCCGTTTGGCTTTTGACCGCATTGATCGCATTTTTAGCCGCCACTAAGCTTGAAGTCCGGCTCACCGCTGAATCGTTAGTGAAAGAAATCTTAACCCCATTCAACTCAAGCGTGCTGTTTTCTGCAGAGGGGAGGATGTCTTTGACCATTTTCGCGCTTTTATAGCTCACCCAAATCCCTTGATTTTCATTCAATAAAAGAGCGTCGCCATCTTCATTGTATAAAGATCCCATGTCTTCAGCGACTTGAGCTAAATTCGTGCCTGAATCATACACCGGATTAATGCCATCTGAAGGGGTTTTGGCTGAAGAATCCAAAGCAAATATCGCCGCTGTTTGATCCGCATGCCTTCCAGCGTTTAAATTCGCCCTCATAGAAATGCGGTTACTCGCTCTAGCTGGCATCACCATTCCAGGATCAATTCTAATGTTTTCTAAAGGACCGGTGTTATCCACTTTTAAAGCGTCTGTATCGCTCCCTTTATTGCCGGTATCGCTCCCGTTTCTCACCCACCCTTGCACCACAAGCCCGCCGGTGGTAACCAAACTCCCTTGCGAGTCAAAAAGAAACTCCCCATCTCTAGTGAAATTGCGCGTGATCCCCCTATCAGGGCTAATGATAAAAAAGCCATCGCCTTGAATCGCTAGATCGGTTTTGACATCCGTGTTTTGGATATTGCCTTGTGAAAAGATTTTAGTCGTCGCATCCACGCCTACCCCAAGCCCCACAGAAAAGTCATTCTGCCCTGCCAACCCATTTTTATAGGGCGCGGTAGCGATGAGTTTGACTTGAGAGAGCATATCCACAAAAGAAGCCCTAGAATACTTAAACCCAGTGGTATTCACATTCGCAATATTGTTACTCTCAATATCCAAAGCGATTTGGTGGGCTTGCATCCCATTGACACCAGACCATAAAGACCTAAGCATGGTTATCCTTTAATTTAAAGAAATTCAATCTATGCAGAATAAAGCAAAAGTTGTTCCTAAATAGCTTTTTAGAATGATTGGTTGCGGATTTTAAAGTTTTGTTAATCAAAAAGATCGGTCAAATTCATAAGGAAATAGGGGGTTTTGTAACACTACCCCCATAATGCTTTTTAAAGACTATCGCTCAAGCTTAAGAATCTAACTCGCTTTAGCGCAAAATCGCGCATTCATGATCTTGAATCTCTTCGGCTGAAGCGCGATTTGAAGTCAATGGGTTAAATTGTGTCGCTAATAAGACAAAGGAGTTATCGCTTTGTTGCACCACCGCCAAGCCATAGTCCCCCATGCGTTTATGCGCGTTAGGCACTTCTTTAGCAAGCATGATAAATGGGCTTTTTTGCGCTAATTCGCTCTCTGTTACCCGACGCGCCAAATATTTATGCCCGTTCAAACCGCCCGGTAATGGCGACCAACGGCTGTTGATTTTTTTTAGATTATTATCCAGCTGTTTGCGCACATCAAGGCTAATGCAAGAAATATGGATGTGAAAATGGTTTTGCGATCGCCCTTTTTTAGAGTTGATCGTCAAAGAGATCGCATAATCAGGAATGGGTTTGCCGTATTTTTTACTCATAAAATCGCGCGCTTGCCAGGATAAGTAAAAAAAGTTAGGCGTAGAAGGATCAAGCAACAAAGGGCTTTCAATACCGCTAATGTGAGTCGTTGGCATCAACAAATATTGCAACGGGCCGTTAATATCTTTTAAAACCACATAGCCGGCATCGGGTTTGACTTCTATGCATGGCGAAGGATTCTGATTTTTCTCATAATTAGGCAGACATTTCTCAAAAACAATCTTACGCAACACATTCGGATCTTTAGCGTTTAAACTCATAACAGCGATAGCTACCACCGCTAAAAAAAGAAAGCCCGCTTTTTTCATCTTTTTTGCTCCTTGTTTTTCTTGTTTTTAATGAGAGTTTTTGCAAACCCTCTTGTTATTTTTCTACAATAGTGGTTAAAAGCTTTAATCATTATGATTATTTTAATAAATTTTAACTTATTAGTAACATTTAGTAACCTATTTTTAGAAAGAGCTTTTTGAATACTAACTAGAAAAAATTTAAATTGATAGCATTAAAAAAATCTAAAAGAATTTTTTAAAATATTAAATGGCTTGCGCTAAGCAAGTGGTAATTTTTCATCATGCGATCTTATGGGGTTGATACTTGTCAAAATAAAGCGTTTTATAACCTTGATTTAGGTAATATCGTCAACCTAATACCACGATAAGGACGATTATCATGCAAGATTTACCCCCATGTCCTAAATGCAACGACGCCTACACCTACCATGATGGCACGCAACTGATTTGCTCTAGTTGTTTGTATGAATGGAATGAAAATGAAGTTAATGATGAAGAATTGATCGTTAAAGATTGCCACAATAATCTTTTACAAAATGGGGACTCGGTCATTCTCATTAAGGATTTAAAGGTTAAAGGCTCATCTTTAGTGCTTAAAAAAGGCACCAAAATCAAAAACATCAAACTTGTCAATAGCGATCACAATGTGGATTGTAAAGTGGAAGGGCAGAGTTTGTCTTTAAAGTCTGAATTCCTCAAAAAAGCTTAGGAAAATACAAAAGCTTAAGAAAAAGCTTAGTGGCTTTTTGAGCTTATAAAGTCATTTTTTAGAAAAAATCAACTTATCCAACTTGAAAAAAATCACCGCTCCAATGGTTTGCCCTAAGAAAAGATTGAGCCACAACGGAAAATTGAAATAATAAAAAACCTCCATAAAAGGCAACATCACCAACGCGCTCAACATCCATCTAAGCCAATAAATTAAAAACAGCTTGGAAGCGTATTCTGTGCCAAGTTTCTTAAAAAATTCTCGCATAAAGATAACCCTTTAAACCCTTTTTGCAAACTCTCCCTAAAAAGGAAAGCCCGCTATCAAGGAATATTCCTAAATCTCATACCTTTAGACAATCGTATAGGACACTCTTTTTTCAAAAAGTTTGCTCTCGTAATTGCCTAAATCCCTACCATCCACAAGGGCAAAGGCATCGCCAAAAGTCGCCAATAAGGCAGAATCTAACTGCATGTCTTTATGGCGATTCAATGGGATAAAGACTTCCTTGTGATTATTTTGAAAATCAAACGCTAGAAATGAATCTTTCAAATACACTTCCACTCTAGGAGCGTTTTTCACCACGCTGTTTTGAGCCAATTTCAAGCCTTGCACTTCAGCGCTTTTAATCCCGCACGCATGGCATAAGGACACAAACATGCTCTCTTGTGAAATGGTTGCAAACCAAGGCAAACTATCTCGTTTAGGCAAATTTTCTTTACCCTCTAAAGCCTTCTGTCTCTTAGGCATGTCATGCTTGATGAACGCATAAAAGTTACGGACGCTTTCTTTAGGGGTTGTTCCCTTGAGCTGGTTGGCAATGTTAGCCACGCTCGCATCGTCTCTTTCATAACGCCCCATTGCTACAAAATCGCTCGTTTCAAACAAACGCTCATTCAATTGATAGCTAGCGATCTCATAAGACAAATGGACTTGCTTTTTTTGAGCGCTTTTTAAAAAATCCACTTGCAAATAAGGCACTCCAAAATTAAGCATGCTTTCATAGCTAGCATGGTTGCCTTGTAAATGCACATTGCTCGCTACAACACTTGGCATGGGAATGAAAAGTGAAGTGTGTTCTGCAGAATCAAAATCAATGCTGTACTCAGCCTCTATTTTATATTTTTTTGCAACACTCCCTTTGCTTTCTTCTGCCTGCAAAATCTGTGCTCCTAAAACAGCACCTGTAGCGCCTAAAGCAGTCGTTTTAATAAAATCCCTTCGTTTCATAACTATAACTCTTTATTGTAATTTTTAAATTCGTTGAATGAATGAAAAAGTAGGACACACCACCAAAGGAATGATGAGTATCCAAAAACCTAAATTTTGAAAGACAAAGCGTCCCTAAAAAATAAGAACGCTCAAAGAAAAGAGTTACTTTTTCTTTTTCGTGTGGTGCATGTCTTTTCCATGCATGTCTTTCATCATTTTTTGGTGCTTTTCAAGAGCTTTTTTAACTCCCTCAGCGTATTTGGGGTCAGCTTTCTTGAAATGCTCCAATTGTTTATCCACAATTTCCTTATGGGTAACATGAGCTAAAGACTCTCCAATAGTGTCATGCAACCTTTCTTTTTCATCAGCTGGCAATGAGCGGTAGTAATCACCTGGTTGGGTGTAGTAATCGCTATCATCAGCTCTGTAATCCCAATTCCACACTTCAAACTCTTTCTCAATATGAGCTAAGTTGAACTTAGGATCTCTCGCGCTCTTATCTTCTTTATAGCCAGGCAATGAGCTAGGCGTATAGTTTTGTAAAGAGCCG encodes:
- the lpxB gene encoding lipid-A-disaccharide synthase — protein: MPTILVSALEASSNAHLEELRHNLPKDYRFIGVFEGEEALYSPREFSVMGFRDVIGRLGFLLKAHKEMVQLAKQADMVLLMDSSSFNIPLAKKIKKQDPYKKIMYYILPQVWAWKKWRAKSLEKYCDFLGAILPFEVGYYQKKAQYVGHPLLDEIKYYKKDIKGETLVFMPGSRKSEIAKIFPLFVKTAQILEQNEGFKRRVLVVPSFFKGLDLKALYGEGIKLFEISYDAHKSLFEAEFAFICSGTATLEAALIGTPFVLAYRAKTMDFLIARMFVNLHYIGLANIFYNALNDETPGLGESQLHPELIQHFLSVESLLKAYEEMDRERYFKESLRLREYLASGSARKIANGMAFLLNLT
- the mua gene encoding nickel-binding protein Mua; its protein translation is MQEELNAYQQEIEDTRGILKKIRLELKQVQEILRKKKSVLKGLKQEICQKKLEKENSRLNKETQNTEEDVIFPKALEEVEVYAKDNQVIMAKPCKRLFNEGLYLQYRSVLRENRLLKNHLSKKDFENSLLKIELRDLHKEIKLYQVQNLLKDK
- the hypA gene encoding hydrogenase/urease nickel incorporation protein HypA; the encoded protein is MHEYSVVSSLIALCEEHAKKNQAHKIERVVVGIGERSAMDKSLFVSAFETFREESLVCKDAVLDIVDEKVELECKDCSHVFKPNALDYGVCEKCHSKNVIITQGNEMRLLSLEMLAE
- the flgE gene encoding flagellar hook protein FlgE: MLRSLWSGVNGMQAHQIALDIESNNIANVNTTGFKYSRASFVDMLSQVKLIATAPYKNGLAGQNDFSVGLGVGVDATTKIFSQGNIQNTDVKTDLAIQGDGFFIISPDRGITRNFTRDGEFLFDSQGSLVTTGGLVVQGWVRNGSDTGNKGSDTDALKVDNTGPLENIRIDPGMVMPARASNRISMRANLNAGRHADQTAAIFALDSSAKTPSDGINPVYDSGTNLAQVAEDMGSLYNEDGDALLLNENQGIWVSYKSAKMVKDILPSAENSTLELNGVKISFTNDSAVSRTSSLVAAKNAINAVKSQTGIEAYLDGKQLRLENTNELDGDEKLKNIVVTQAGTGAFANFLDGDKDVTAFKYSYTHSISPNADIGQFRTTEDLRALIQHDANIVKDPSLADNYQDSAASIGVTINQYGMFEINNKDNKNVIKENLNIFVSGYSSDSVTNNVLFKNAMKGLNTASLIEGGASASSSKFTHATHATSIDVIDSLGTKHAMRIEFYRSGGAEWNFRVIVPEPGELVGGSAARPNVFEGGRLHFNNDGSLAGMNPPLLQFDPKNGADAPQRINLAFGSSGSFDGLTSVDKISETYAIEQNGYQAGDLMDVRFDSDGVLLGAFSNGRTLALAQVALANFANDAGLQALGGNVFSQTGNSGQALIGAANTGRRGSISGSKLESSNVDLSRSLTNLIVVQRGFQANSKAVTTSDQILNTLLNLKQ
- a CDS encoding zinc ribbon domain-containing protein YjdM, encoding MQDLPPCPKCNDAYTYHDGTQLICSSCLYEWNENEVNDEELIVKDCHNNLLQNGDSVILIKDLKVKGSSLVLKKGTKIKNIKLVNSDHNVDCKVEGQSLSLKSEFLKKA
- a CDS encoding twin-arginine translocation signal domain-containing protein, coding for MKRRDFIKTTALGATGAVLGAQILQAEESKGSVAKKYKIEAEYSIDFDSAEHTSLFIPMPSVVASNVHLQGNHASYESMLNFGVPYLQVDFLKSAQKKQVHLSYEIASYQLNERLFETSDFVAMGRYERDDASVANIANQLKGTTPKESVRNFYAFIKHDMPKRQKALEGKENLPKRDSLPWFATISQESMFVSLCHACGIKSAEVQGLKLAQNSVVKNAPRVEVYLKDSFLAFDFQNNHKEVFIPLNRHKDMQLDSALLATFGDAFALVDGRDLGNYESKLFEKRVSYTIV